The following coding sequences are from one Amyelois transitella isolate CPQ chromosome 23, ilAmyTran1.1, whole genome shotgun sequence window:
- the LOC106130654 gene encoding uncharacterized protein LOC106130654, which translates to MRVLCVVLIVAVVACGAAPGASTEEEGRIELFSGVAIERDATGEDKLNVKFEPGELREAARTFEEARGKIKKYTPLLAGIGVKVIAVLGILFGGLTLLVTKALVVAKLAFLAAAALGIQKLLSGGGLNSISGKIAGFQSSPQQWSSPTASAGTYPYARSSSIAQDANDLAYKAQISP; encoded by the exons atgagaGTGCTGTGTGTAGTTTTGATCGTAGCTGTGGTAGCTTGCGGAGCGGCGCCGGGGGCGAGCACTGAAGAAGAGGGGAGGATCGAGCTGTTTTCAGGGGTGGCCATTGaacg TGATGCTACCGGTGAAGACAAACTAAATGTGAAATTCGAACCCGGTGAATTAAGGGAAGCGGCTAGAACTTTTGAAGAAG CACGAGGCAAAATCAAGAAGTACACTCCACTCCTGGCCGGTATAGGCGTCAAAGTGATTGCCGTATTGGGCATCCTCTTCGGCGGTCTGACTCTGTTGGTCACCAAAGCGCTGGTGGTCGCAAAACTAGCCTTCCTGGCGGCTGCAGCTTTGGGCATCCAGAAATTATTAAGCGGTGGAGGTCTGAACAGTATTAGTGGAAAG ATTGCTGGCTTCCAATCTTCACCGCAGCAGTGGTCATCACCCACCGCCTCAGCTGGTACCTATCCTTACGCTAGATCTTCCAGCATAGCTCAAGACGCGAACGACTTAGCTTACAAAGCACAAATATCCCCTTAA
- the LOC106130721 gene encoding uncharacterized protein LOC106130721, whose protein sequence is MYKLLVFVLTASAFALPSPEIRDSNKNEHTLEVAARSMGKDCSNGIFSPTCLKIEAIAILDKLSAKDELRLLPGVSLVKESLENKSKTEEFASELVRSLNKPEDRLDKYLLYKLGNYLESHTVKLRLLDENSTEEARALVSEARGKGGLGGKKGGIGGLLAMGMLFKGTLMSLGLGALALLAGKALMTALMSLLLSAIIGIKSLSSGQKSTTYEIVSKPIYSHSHSHSTAHEDVGGYGHSGYGRNLNARRR, encoded by the exons atgtataaattattggTTTTTGTGTTAACGGCTTCGGCGTTTGCGCTGCCAAGTCCTGAAATTCGCGATTCGAATAAAAATGAACACACTCTGGAAGTCGCCGCGCGGTCGATGGGAAAGGATTGCAGTAATGGGATATTTAGTCCTACCTGTTTGAAAATCGAAGCTATAGCAATTCTGGACAAACTCAGTGCTAAAGACGAATTAAGGCTTCTTCCAGGAGTAAGCTTAGTGAAGGAAAGTTTAGAGAATAAGAGTAAGACTGAGGAATTCGCTTCTGAACTAGTGAGGTCTTTGAATAAGCCAGAAGATAGATTGGATAAGTACTTGTTGTACAAACTAGGCAATTATTTGGAGAGTCATACAGTGAAATTGAGACTTTTGGATGAAAACTCCACTGAAGAAGCTAGGGCTTTGGTCAGTGAAGCTAGAGGAAAAGGAGGTCTTGGGGGCAAAAAGGGGGGTATCGGAGGACTTTTGGCAATGGGAATGTTATTCAAAG GCACACTCATGTCCCTAGGTCTTGGCGCATTGGCTCTTCTAGCAGGAAAAGCTCTCATGACTGCCTTGATGTCCCTACTCCTCTCCGCGATCATCGGCATCAAATCATTATCCAGCGGCCAGAAGTCGACGACCTACGAAATCGTATCCAAACCCATCTACAGCCACAGCCATTCACACTCAACCGCTCATGAAGACGTGGGGGGCTACGGCCACTCTGGGTACGGACGGAACTTAAATGCTAGAAGGCggtaa
- the LOC106130653 gene encoding uncharacterized protein LOC106130653: protein MYINLILGLLSCALALPNPDPESASNTISKMDCTNGVFSPTCLKIGVVSLFEKLNNRDEVIFIPGVSLIKDKSDLKTGAVADELAKSLPSDSVERLDKFLLYQVGTFLDTHAVKLRLLDDGAAEEARSMIGEARGKNPLSMGGKKGGMGGLIAMAMMMKVHTCT, encoded by the exons atgtacataaatctaaTTCTCGGGTTATTATCATGTGCCCTTGCTCTGCCAAACCCTGACCCTGAATCTGCATCGAACACAATTTCGAAGATGGATTGCACAAACGGAGTATTCAGTCCAACATGTCTAAAAATTGGAGTAGTGTCTTTATTCGAGAAGCTTAATAACAGAGACGAAGTGATTTTCATACCTGGTGTTAGTCTTATTAAAGACAAAAGTGACTTGAAAACTGGAGCAGTAGCTGATGAATTAGCCAAATCTCTGCCATCGGATTCAGTTGAAAGACTTGATAAGTTTCTGCTTTATCAAGTCGGGACATTTCTGGATACTCATGCAGTGAAATTGAGACTTTTAGATGATGGGGCAGCTGAAGAAGCAAGGAGTATGATTGGCGAAGCCCGAGGGAAGAATCCTTTGTCGATGGGAGGCAAGAAGGGTGGTATGGGGGGATTGATTGCTATGGCTATGATGATGAAAG TACACACGTGTACTTag
- the LOC106130652 gene encoding uncharacterized protein LOC106130652 codes for MHKRNVCVALLVILCYVHSTKGLIDNGSQPNDITPTVETKNSSSERTGRLLHKECTNILSSKCLKVHVLSFLEDLSSRDELGLLPGLSIIKENQTSTNPSPEEMAAELSRQFPGKPEEKLNRYLLYRLQDYLDGHSLRYKLLDPQTTKEALNMAKGERESVGRKSGGGGGGFGGGKGGGGALLAAAMMMKGALAAAALGALALLAGKALMTALMSLLLSALVGLKGGGGHKSTTYEIITKPEVSHHHSHSHEEHHEHEHGHHGGYRRAYDMGYNSYMPYDTTTS; via the exons ATgcataaaagaaatgtgtgTGTTGCCCTGTTAGTGATACTGTGTTATGTGCATTCGACCAAAGGACTTATTGATAATGGCAGTCAGCCTAATGATATAACTCCAACTGTGGAAACCAAAAATTCGTCAAGCGAACGAACAGGCAGGCTGTTACATAAGGAATGTACTAATATTCTGAGCTCGAAATGCTTGAAAGTTCACGTGCTGTCCTTTTTAGAAGACTTGAGCTCTCGCGATGAGCTCGGCCTTCTGCCAGGACTAAGTATCATTAAAGAGAACCAGACGTCAACTAATCCAAGTCCAGAAGAAATGGCTGCCGAGTTGTCGAGACAATTCCCTGGAAAGCCTGAAGAAAAATTGAATAGATATCTTTTGTATCGTTTGCAGGATTATTTAGATGGTCATTCTTTGAGATACAAGCTGTTGGATCCTCAAACTACGAAGGAAGCTCTCAATATGGCTAAGGGTGAAAGGGAGTCTGTGGGGAGAAAATCAGGAGGCGGTGGGGGAGGTTTCGGAGGAGGAAAAGGAGGCGGCGGTGCCCTCCTTGCTGCTGCTATGATGATGAAAG GCGCACTAGCAGCTGCTGCCCTGGGTGCGTTGGCTTTACTAGCTGGAAAGGCGTTGATGACTGCATTGATGTCACTATTACTGTCTGCACTGGTCGGTCTGAAAGGAGGCGGAGGACATAAGTCGACAACATACGAGATCATCACCAAGCCAGAAGTGTCTCATCATCATTCCCACAGTCATGAGGAACATCATGAACACGAGCATGGACATCACGGCGGTTATAGAAGAGCGTATGATATGGGTTATAATAGCTACATGCCGTATGACACCACTACTAGTTAA